A genome region from Arachis duranensis cultivar V14167 chromosome 6, aradu.V14167.gnm2.J7QH, whole genome shotgun sequence includes the following:
- the LOC107495280 gene encoding uncharacterized protein At4g14100 → MKLIKLCTNCLILTLLWTSFTSPSPIPSPTPWPEQFHALLYMNLSSTRLQLSDLWYDWPKGRNVNIFQRQLSDVLYDIEWNNGTTFYYTLGPNGTCRVEDFEVGIPRPDFMVDGSVYLGTQVTDGILCNVWEKIDFIWYYEDVLSNIPVRMDFYDGISIHVMTFEVGAVLPDSSVTQAPVYCFNQGQHLRYS, encoded by the exons ATGAAGCTGATCAAACTCTGCACAAATTGTCTTATACTTACCCTCCTGTGGACCAGTTTTACAAGCCCAAGCCCAATCCCAAGTCCTACACCATGGCCAGAGCAATTCCACGCGCTGCTGTACATGAACCTGAGCAGCACGCGGCTCCAACTGAGTGACCTGTGGTACGACTGGCCAAAGGGACGCAACGTGAACATATTCCAGAGACAGTTAAGTGATGTGTTGTACGACATCGAGTGGAACAATGGCACCACGTTCTACTACACTTTGGGGCCTAACGGAACCTGCAGGGTGGAGGATTTCGAGGTTGGGATTCCCAGGCCTGATTTCATGGTTGATGGTTCTGTTTATCTTGGAACCCAGGTCACTGATGGCATCCTTTGTAATGTTTGGGAGAAGATTGACTTCATTTGGTACTACGAGGATGTCCTTTCCAACATCCCTGTTCGCATGGATTTCTATGACG GAATATCGATACACGTGATGACGTTTGAGGTTGGTGCTGTTTTGCCGGATTCATCGGTGACCCAGGCACCCGTATATTGTTTCAATCAAGGCCAGCATCTCCGCTATAGCTAG
- the LOC107495383 gene encoding uncharacterized protein LOC107495383 isoform X2, whose product MDEPSKGLRTQGQTVNKDNRTENIWSSSTFEMDNSAAQSQRSISSIVMSNNPSDPQSSTGSEIGPAEFVNHGLLLWHQTRQQWVGNKISESQKEVREPRISSNATYDNLLGNNKHFPQPIPLREMVDFLVDIWEQEGLYD is encoded by the exons ATGGACGAGCCATCTAAAGGACTAAGAACTCAAGGTCAAACAGTAAATAAAGACAACAGAACAGAAAATATCTGGAGCAGCAGCACTTTTGAAATGGATAATAGTGCTGCTCAGTCCCAGAGAAGCATCTCATCGATCGTAATGTCAAATAATCCTTCTGATCCTCAAAGTAGTACCGGGAGTGAAATTGGTCCGGCTGAATTCGTCAACCATG GTCTTCTTCTCTGGCATCAGACAAGGCAGCAATGGGTTGGGAATAAAATCTCCGAGAGTCAGAAGGAAGTTCGAGAACCGAGAATAAG TTCGAACGCCACCTACGACAACCTTCTCGGAAACAACAAACACTTTCCTCAACCAATCCCTCTGAGA GAAATGGTTGACTTTCTTGTTGATATTTGGGAGCAAGAGGGTCTATATGACTGA
- the LOC107495316 gene encoding EIN3-binding F-box protein 1 gives MSKVFGFSGVDNFCPGGSIYACGNPKEASLFLPLGPQVDVYFPPRKRSRISAPFVFNGEWLEQKQKTSIESLPDECLFEILRRLPAGQDRSACACVSKRWLMCLSNICKSEICCNKSAAPQSSLSVKEGDDEEFGGEGYLSRSLEGKKATDIRLAAIAVGTASRGGLGKLSIRGSNSDRVVTNLGLKAVGHGCPSLKSLSLWNIATIDDEGLIEIANGCQQLEKLDLCKCPAITDKGLIAVVRKCPNLTELSLESCPNIGNECLSAIGKSCSNLKSIAIKDCSSVGDQGIACLFSSTNLLLSKVKLQALTISDLSLAVIGHYGKAVTDLVLNSLPNVSERGFWVMGNGNGLQKLKSLTVGPCLGLTDVGLEAVGKGCPNLKAIHLRKSTLLSDNGLVSFVKATSSLESLQLEECHRISQLGFLGVLFNCGAILKAISLTSCFGFKDLNMVLPPSSPCESLRSLSIINCPGFGNATLSVLGKQCPQLQHVELSGLNGVRDAGLLSLLESNEGGLVKVNLSDCVNLTDKAVSSLVNLHGWTLEVLNLDGCKNVSDASMVAIAKNCPLLCDLDVSKCTITDTGIAALAEAKQFNLQILSLSGCSLVSDRSLPSLKKLGSTLLGLNIQHCNSISSSTVDMLVEQLWRCDILS, from the exons ATGTCTAAAGTCTTCGGCTTTTCCG GAGTTGATAATTTTTGCCCTGGTGGGTCAATATATGCCTGTGGCAACCCCAAGGAAGCAAGTTTATTCCTTCCTCTTGGTCCACAAGTTGATGTTTACTTTCCACCTCGGAAGAGATCGCGGATCAGTGCTCCGTTTGTTTTCAATGGAGAATGGCTTGAACAGAAACAAAAGACATCTATTGAATCATTACCAGATGAGTGCCTCTTTGAGATCCTTAGGCGGTTGCCTGCAGGACAAGATAGGAGCGCCTGTGCTTGCGTTTCCAAGCGCTGGCTTATGTGTCTAAGCAATATTTGCAAGAGCGAAATTTGCTGCAACAAAAGTGCTGCACCACAGAGCAGCCTTAGTGTAAAAGAGGGGGATGATGAGGAATTTGGTGGCGAGGGATACCTCTCCCGGAGCTTGGAAGGAAAGAAGGCAACAGATATTAGACTTGCAGCAATTGCAGTTGGAACTGCATCTCGAGGAGGATTGGGGAAGCTTTCGATCCGTGGAAGCAATTCAGACCGTGTGGTGACCAATCTTGGTCTCAAAGCAGTTGGTCATGGATGCCCTTCTTTGAAGTCTCTTTCTCTCTGGAAtattgctacaattgatgatgaAGGCTTAATTGAGATTGCAAATGGATGTCAACAGCTGGAGAAGCTTGACCTTTGCAAGTGCCCAGCAATAACGGACAAGGGTTTGATTGCAGTTGTGAGGAAATGCCCAAATCTGACAGAGTTATCGTTGGAATCTTGTCCTAACATTGGTAATGAATGTCTAAGTGCTATTGGGAAAAGCTGCTCCAATCTGAAGTCCATAGCCATCAAGGACTGCAGTAGTGTTGGTGATCAGGGAATCGCTTGCTTGTTTTCTTCGACGAATTTGCTTCTGTCGAAGGTGAAACTACAAGCACTGACTATTTCCGATCTATCGCTTGCTGTTATTGGACATTATGGAAAGGCAGTTACGGATCTTGTCCTCAATTCCCTCCCAAATGTCAGCGAGAGGGGTTTCTGGGTTATGGGCAACGGTAATGGATTGCAGAAGCTGAAGTCACTTACAGTTGGGCCCTGCCTAGGACTAACAGATGTTGGTCTTGAAGCCGTGGGGAAGGGTTGCCCAAATCTGAAAGCCATCCACCTTCGCAAGTCTACACTTTTGTCAGACAATGGGTTGGTATCATTTGTGAAGGCCACTTCATCTCTAGAGAGCCTACAATTGGAAGAGTGCCACAGAATTTCCCAATTGGGTTTTCTTGGTGTTCTTTTCAACTGTGGTGCCATATTGAAGGCAATTTCTTTGACGAGCTGCTTTGGGTTCAAGGATCTGAATATGGTATTGCCCCCATCATCCCCTTGTGAATCTCTTCGGTCCTTATCAATCATTAACTGCCCTGGTTTTGGTAATGCTACCCTCTCTGTCCTGGGAAAGCAGTGTCCTCAGCTTCAACATGTTGAACTGAGTGGACTCAATGGTGTGAGAGATGCTGGGCTTCTCTCATTGCTCGAGAGCAATGAAGGTGGTCTGGTCAAAGTTAATCTCAGTGATTGCGTAAATCTGACTGACAAAGCTGTTTCATCATTGGTAAATCTGCATGGTTGGACTCTTGAGGTTCTAAACCTTGATGGTTGTAAGAATGTCAGTGATGCTAGCATGGTGGCAATTGCTAAAAATTGCCCATTGCTATGTGACCTTGATGTTTCCAAGTGCACGATCACTGATACTGGGATTGCAGCCCTGGCGGAAGCGAAGCAGTTCAATCTGCAGATTCTTTCTTTGTCAGGTTGCAGTTTGGTTTCAGATAGGAGCTTGCCATCTTTGAAAAAATTAGGCAGCACCCTTTTGGGACTAAACATCCAGCACTGCAACTCAATAAGCAGCAGCACAGTCGACATGCTTGTTGAACAACTCTGGAGGTGTGACATCCTCTCATGA
- the LOC107495383 gene encoding uncharacterized protein LOC107495383 isoform X1, translating into MQFCRYFPPWFCQILAYMGGCLGCFTKPSVTIPMDEPSKGLRTQGQTVNKDNRTENIWSSSTFEMDNSAAQSQRSISSIVMSNNPSDPQSSTGSEIGPAEFVNHGLLLWHQTRQQWVGNKISESQKEVREPRISSNATYDNLLGNNKHFPQPIPLREMVDFLVDIWEQEGLYD; encoded by the exons ATGCAATTCTGTAGATACTTTCCACCTTGGTTTTGTCAAATTCTTGCGTATATGGG AGGTTGCCTTGGATGCTTCACAAAACCTTCAGTAACTATTCCAATGGACGAGCCATCTAAAGGACTAAGAACTCAAGGTCAAACAGTAAATAAAGACAACAGAACAGAAAATATCTGGAGCAGCAGCACTTTTGAAATGGATAATAGTGCTGCTCAGTCCCAGAGAAGCATCTCATCGATCGTAATGTCAAATAATCCTTCTGATCCTCAAAGTAGTACCGGGAGTGAAATTGGTCCGGCTGAATTCGTCAACCATG GTCTTCTTCTCTGGCATCAGACAAGGCAGCAATGGGTTGGGAATAAAATCTCCGAGAGTCAGAAGGAAGTTCGAGAACCGAGAATAAG TTCGAACGCCACCTACGACAACCTTCTCGGAAACAACAAACACTTTCCTCAACCAATCCCTCTGAGA GAAATGGTTGACTTTCTTGTTGATATTTGGGAGCAAGAGGGTCTATATGACTGA